A single genomic interval of Arthrobacter methylotrophus harbors:
- a CDS encoding TetR/AcrR family transcriptional regulator, producing MSFDDQLPPKTRLLRAAAELLASSDGSPVSTRQITKLAGVTAPTLYHHFGDKEGLFDAVVAAGFEEYVAGERDFSPSGEPLEDVKRMWDNHVQFGLTQPHLYLVMFGNIRPESRPAIVADAESLLEEMLSKAAIAGQINVPPREAARSILAANVGVTLMLIAEPLEDRNLELSTMTRDSMIFAVSTDTARGAAADDSGKSSVVVAAIALNAALQASHSDQLSSSELKLFLEWLHRISSSS from the coding sequence ATGAGTTTCGATGACCAGCTTCCGCCCAAAACTCGGCTGCTCCGTGCAGCTGCCGAGTTGCTGGCGAGTTCGGACGGGTCACCGGTCTCTACGCGCCAAATCACCAAACTCGCCGGCGTCACGGCGCCCACGCTCTACCACCACTTCGGCGACAAAGAAGGGCTGTTCGACGCCGTCGTTGCAGCCGGCTTCGAGGAGTACGTAGCGGGAGAGCGGGACTTCTCGCCCTCTGGGGAACCCCTGGAGGACGTCAAACGGATGTGGGACAATCACGTCCAGTTCGGGCTGACCCAACCGCACCTCTACTTGGTGATGTTCGGCAACATCCGTCCGGAAAGCAGGCCGGCCATCGTGGCTGATGCCGAGTCGCTTTTGGAGGAAATGCTGAGCAAGGCGGCCATTGCCGGGCAGATCAACGTACCCCCGCGGGAGGCAGCAAGGAGCATCTTGGCAGCCAACGTTGGTGTCACGCTCATGCTCATTGCAGAACCCCTGGAAGACCGGAACCTCGAGCTCTCCACCATGACCCGGGATTCCATGATTTTCGCCGTGTCCACGGATACAGCCCGTGGCGCCGCAGCAGACGACTCCGGTAAGTCGTCCGTTGTTGTTGCGGCAATCGCGCTGAATGCTGCACTCCAAGCCTCGCATTCAGACCAGCTATCCAGTTCGGAGTTGAAGCTTTTCCTTGAATGGCTTCACCGAATCTCCAGCAGCTCCTAG
- a CDS encoding PTS mannitol transporter subunit IICBA, which yields MATVSVAKPRTSVRVGVQKFGTFLSGMIMPNIGAFIAWGIITALFIPAGFLPNADLAKLVAPMITYLLPLLIGYTGGRAVHGIRGGVVGAVATMGVIVGTDIPMFIGAMIMGPLTAWIMKKLDKVWEGRVKPGFEMLIDNFSAGIVGAALAIFGMLVIGPVVKAFSDGASAVVEFLVHNGLLPLTSIFIEPAKVLFLNNAVNHGILTPLGTEQALQNGKSILFLLEANPGPGVGVLLAYMVFGKGLARASAPGAALIQFVGGIHEIYFPYILMKPILILATIAGGMTGIFTLVVTGAGLRSPAAPGSIIAVFAATAKDSYVGVGLSVLLAATVSFLIASVILRTSKTTDVDALGQATSKMEELKGKKSSVSSSLLGAGGGTAVLTRPIQNIVFACDAGMGSSAMGASVLRNKIKAAGFPDVKVTNSAIANLSDTYDVVVTHQDLTERARPVTASAVHVSVDNFMNSPRYEEIVELVKSSNAEPGAEGTTAAAEPAAGAQAAQPATAQATVVGGKDVLLPESVILEGSATDRDSAIDEAGKLLLDCGSVDMGYIHAMHEREESVSTYMGSFLAIPHGTNAAKNHILHSGVSIVRYPEGIDWGGKQVKFVVGVAGINNEHLHILSSIAKIFTDKAQVAQLEQATSVDEVLDLFGKVNA from the coding sequence ATGGCAACAGTGTCAGTTGCGAAACCGCGCACCAGCGTGCGCGTTGGTGTCCAAAAGTTCGGAACGTTCCTGTCCGGCATGATCATGCCCAACATCGGCGCCTTTATTGCATGGGGCATCATCACCGCCCTGTTCATCCCGGCAGGGTTCTTACCCAACGCGGACCTCGCCAAACTTGTGGCTCCGATGATTACGTACCTGTTGCCGCTCCTGATTGGCTACACCGGCGGCCGGGCGGTTCACGGCATCCGCGGCGGCGTGGTGGGAGCCGTCGCCACGATGGGCGTGATTGTTGGTACGGACATCCCCATGTTCATCGGCGCCATGATCATGGGCCCGCTCACGGCCTGGATCATGAAGAAGCTCGACAAGGTATGGGAAGGCCGGGTCAAGCCGGGCTTCGAGATGCTGATCGACAACTTCTCCGCGGGCATCGTCGGTGCCGCCTTGGCCATCTTCGGCATGTTGGTGATCGGCCCGGTGGTGAAGGCTTTCAGTGACGGTGCGAGCGCCGTCGTCGAATTCCTCGTCCACAACGGCCTCTTGCCGCTGACCAGCATCTTCATCGAGCCAGCCAAGGTCCTCTTCCTGAACAACGCCGTCAACCACGGCATCCTCACGCCGCTCGGCACCGAACAAGCGCTGCAAAACGGCAAGTCCATCCTGTTCCTGCTCGAGGCCAACCCCGGTCCCGGCGTCGGTGTCCTGCTCGCTTACATGGTCTTCGGCAAGGGCCTGGCACGCGCGTCCGCTCCTGGCGCCGCGCTGATCCAGTTCGTTGGCGGCATCCATGAGATCTACTTCCCGTACATTCTCATGAAGCCGATCCTCATCCTCGCCACCATCGCAGGCGGCATGACCGGCATCTTCACCCTGGTGGTCACGGGCGCGGGGCTGCGTTCGCCGGCAGCGCCGGGCAGCATCATCGCGGTCTTTGCCGCAACAGCGAAGGACAGCTACGTGGGCGTGGGCCTGTCCGTGCTCCTCGCGGCCACAGTCTCGTTCCTCATCGCTTCGGTCATCCTGCGAACCAGCAAGACCACCGATGTGGACGCGCTGGGCCAGGCAACGTCCAAGATGGAAGAACTCAAGGGCAAGAAGAGCTCCGTTTCCTCGAGCCTGCTGGGCGCCGGCGGCGGTACTGCCGTCCTGACCCGTCCTATCCAGAACATCGTGTTCGCGTGCGACGCCGGCATGGGCTCGAGCGCCATGGGTGCCTCGGTACTCCGGAACAAGATCAAGGCAGCCGGTTTCCCCGACGTCAAGGTCACCAATTCCGCCATTGCCAACCTCAGCGACACCTACGACGTTGTCGTGACGCACCAGGACCTGACCGAGCGCGCCCGCCCGGTAACCGCCAGCGCCGTGCACGTCTCCGTGGACAACTTCATGAACAGTCCCCGGTACGAGGAGATCGTGGAGCTGGTCAAGAGCAGCAACGCCGAGCCCGGCGCCGAGGGCACGACGGCGGCTGCCGAACCGGCCGCTGGTGCCCAAGCCGCCCAGCCGGCCACCGCCCAGGCGACCGTCGTCGGGGGCAAGGATGTCCTGCTCCCCGAAAGCGTGATCCTCGAAGGATCCGCAACGGACCGCGACTCGGCCATCGACGAAGCCGGCAAGCTCCTGCTGGACTGCGGCTCCGTGGATATGGGCTACATTCACGCCATGCATGAGCGCGAGGAATCCGTGTCCACGTACATGGGCAGCTTCCTGGCCATCCCGCACGGCACCAACGCGGCAAAGAACCACATCCTGCACTCGGGTGTGTCGATTGTCCGCTACCCCGAGGGCATCGACTGGGGTGGCAAGCAGGTCAAGTTCGTCGTGGGCGTCGCCGGCATCAACAACGAACACCTCCACATCCTGTCCTCCATCGCCAAGATCTTCACGGACAAGGCGCAAGTGGCCCAGCTTGAGCAGGCCACGTCGGTGGATGAAGTGCTGGATCTGTTCGGAAAGGTCAACGCATAG
- a CDS encoding mannitol-1-phosphate 5-dehydrogenase, protein MKAVHFGAGNIGRGFVGLLLHEAGYEVVFADVADALISQLASASSYEVHEVGENGDVKTVSGFRALNSGSEEAAVVAEIATADLVTTAVGPHILKFVAPVIARGIAGRSPSLAPLQVMACENAINATDLLHAEVEAAWDGAAGDLSSVAVFANTAVDRIVPTQAPGQGLDVTVETFYEWVIDRTPFAGAAPVIPGATLVDELGPYIERKLFTVNTGHAAAAYFGYGAGLEKISDAMADASIAARVRAVLEETKQLLVTKHEFVEAEQEAYVQKILSRFSNPYLPDTVNRVGRAPLRKLGRHERFIGPAAELAERGITPVALLDAMAAALRFDDGADDEAVELARILSEMDAAEAVERITELPPSHPLFPQVRKLIEDRKAES, encoded by the coding sequence GTGAAGGCAGTCCATTTTGGGGCAGGGAACATCGGGCGGGGATTCGTCGGCTTGCTGCTGCACGAGGCTGGATATGAGGTGGTCTTCGCCGATGTCGCGGATGCCTTGATCAGCCAGCTCGCCTCCGCATCCTCCTATGAGGTCCACGAGGTGGGCGAAAATGGCGACGTCAAGACCGTGAGCGGGTTCCGGGCCCTGAATTCGGGCTCGGAGGAGGCTGCCGTCGTCGCGGAAATCGCGACGGCGGACCTCGTCACCACAGCGGTGGGGCCGCATATCCTCAAGTTCGTGGCACCGGTGATTGCCCGGGGCATCGCCGGCCGCTCGCCGTCGTTGGCTCCGCTGCAGGTGATGGCGTGTGAGAACGCGATCAATGCAACGGACCTCCTGCATGCCGAAGTGGAAGCCGCTTGGGACGGCGCCGCTGGCGACCTTTCCTCCGTGGCGGTGTTTGCGAATACCGCGGTGGACAGGATCGTCCCCACCCAGGCGCCGGGTCAGGGCCTGGACGTCACTGTGGAGACCTTCTATGAGTGGGTCATCGACCGGACTCCGTTTGCGGGGGCGGCACCGGTGATCCCGGGAGCGACTTTAGTGGACGAGCTCGGTCCCTATATCGAACGGAAACTGTTCACGGTCAACACGGGCCACGCCGCGGCCGCGTACTTCGGCTATGGCGCCGGGCTGGAAAAGATCTCTGATGCCATGGCGGACGCCTCCATTGCTGCCCGGGTGCGGGCGGTATTGGAAGAAACCAAGCAGCTTCTCGTGACCAAGCACGAATTCGTCGAGGCGGAGCAGGAAGCGTACGTGCAGAAGATCCTGTCCCGCTTCTCCAACCCGTACCTGCCGGACACCGTGAACCGGGTAGGCCGTGCTCCGCTGCGCAAGCTGGGCCGGCACGAACGGTTCATCGGTCCGGCTGCGGAACTCGCCGAGCGCGGAATCACTCCTGTTGCCCTTCTCGATGCGATGGCTGCTGCCTTGCGTTTCGACGACGGAGCGGACGACGAAGCTGTGGAGCTCGCCCGGATTCTCTCCGAGATGGACGCCGCCGAGGCGGTCGAGCGCATCACGGAACTGCCGCCGTCGCACCCGTTGTTCCCGCAAGTGCGGAAGCTGATCGAAGACCGCAAAGCCGAGTCCTAG
- a CDS encoding amino acid permease, translating to MSDQTTTGQRTASSNDSEPHLARSLSNRHIQLLAIGGAIGTGLFMGSGKTISVAGPSVIFVYMIIGFMLFFVMRAMGQLLLSNLNYKSFSDFAGDLLGPWAGFFTGWTYWFCWVVTGVADVIAIAGYANELWPGVPLWIPGLATITILLLLNLPTVKAFGETEFWFALIKIIAIAALIIVGIVMISTGFTSDAGAASFTNLWSHGGFFPKEFMGFVAGFQIAVFAFVGIELVGTAAAETKNPEHNLPRAINAIPVRVMLFYVGALIILMSVIPWTEFKAGHSPFIAMFSLAGLGIAATVVNLVVLTSAMSSANSGIYSTSRMVFGLANDGDAPKVFGRLSSRKVPQNALFLSCVLLLGGVALLYAGKDIGAAFDMVTTVSAVCFMFVWSIILASYLVFRKRRPRLHEGSSFKMPGGIPMVWVVFAFFAFLVWALTTQPDTLTALLVTPIWFVILAVAYALVRKSPLHQARVAEWQAMAETETTAVETAVETAAR from the coding sequence ATGTCTGACCAGACAACCACGGGGCAACGCACTGCCTCCAGCAATGACAGCGAGCCGCACTTGGCGCGCTCGCTGAGCAACCGGCACATCCAGTTGCTTGCCATTGGCGGCGCCATCGGCACGGGCCTGTTCATGGGCTCGGGAAAGACCATCTCCGTGGCGGGGCCGTCCGTGATCTTCGTCTACATGATCATCGGCTTCATGCTGTTCTTCGTCATGCGCGCCATGGGTCAGCTCCTGCTCTCCAACTTGAACTACAAATCCTTCAGCGACTTCGCGGGCGACCTCCTCGGACCGTGGGCGGGCTTCTTCACAGGATGGACCTACTGGTTCTGCTGGGTAGTAACCGGCGTGGCCGATGTCATCGCCATCGCAGGTTACGCCAATGAGCTCTGGCCGGGGGTACCGCTCTGGATTCCTGGCCTCGCGACCATCACCATCCTGCTGCTGCTGAACCTCCCCACGGTGAAGGCCTTCGGCGAAACCGAATTCTGGTTCGCCCTCATCAAGATCATTGCCATCGCAGCTTTGATCATTGTTGGCATCGTGATGATTTCAACCGGATTCACGTCCGACGCCGGAGCCGCGAGCTTCACCAACCTCTGGAGCCACGGCGGCTTCTTCCCCAAGGAATTCATGGGCTTCGTCGCCGGCTTCCAGATCGCGGTCTTTGCCTTCGTGGGAATCGAGCTGGTGGGCACTGCCGCAGCCGAGACAAAGAATCCGGAGCACAACCTGCCCCGCGCCATCAACGCCATCCCGGTCCGCGTCATGCTCTTCTACGTAGGCGCCCTCATCATCCTGATGTCCGTCATCCCCTGGACCGAGTTCAAGGCAGGCCACAGCCCCTTTATCGCCATGTTCTCGCTGGCCGGCCTGGGCATCGCGGCCACTGTGGTGAACCTCGTGGTCCTGACCTCCGCCATGTCCTCGGCCAACTCCGGTATCTACTCGACCTCCCGCATGGTGTTCGGCCTGGCGAACGACGGCGATGCCCCCAAGGTGTTCGGCCGCCTGTCCAGCCGCAAGGTACCGCAGAACGCCTTGTTCCTGTCCTGCGTGCTGCTGCTTGGCGGCGTCGCACTGCTCTACGCGGGCAAGGACATCGGGGCAGCGTTCGACATGGTCACCACGGTCTCCGCCGTCTGCTTCATGTTCGTCTGGTCGATCATCCTGGCCAGCTACCTCGTCTTCCGGAAGCGCCGGCCCCGCCTGCACGAGGGATCGAGCTTCAAAATGCCCGGCGGCATCCCGATGGTTTGGGTGGTCTTCGCATTCTTCGCCTTCCTGGTCTGGGCGCTGACCACCCAGCCGGACACCCTCACGGCCTTGCTCGTAACGCCCATCTGGTTCGTCATCCTCGCCGTCGCCTACGCTCTGGTCCGGAAGTCGCCGCTGCACCAGGCCCGGGTCGCGGAGTGGCAGGCGATGGCCGAAACCGAAACGACCGCCGTCGAGACCGCCGTCGAGACCGCCGCACGCTAA
- a CDS encoding GNAT family N-acetyltransferase codes for MSHANPGLKPLLSMVLDEGVFTLRRAHWEDLPAILRLLAADQLGSSRENAEDVGPYLQAFQQINEDPAQLLVVGHLNGTCVATFQLSFIPGLARKGSLRCQIEAVRVAAELRDQGVGAAMMQWAIEEARRRGCTLVQLTSDKSRKDAHRFYERLGFVASHEGMKLAL; via the coding sequence ATGAGTCACGCAAATCCCGGATTGAAGCCGCTGTTGAGCATGGTTCTGGACGAAGGCGTCTTCACGCTCCGCCGGGCCCATTGGGAGGATCTTCCGGCCATTCTGAGACTGCTCGCCGCGGACCAGTTGGGCAGTTCCCGCGAAAACGCAGAGGACGTTGGTCCCTATCTGCAGGCGTTCCAACAGATCAACGAGGATCCTGCCCAGCTGCTGGTGGTGGGCCACTTGAACGGCACTTGCGTGGCGACATTCCAGTTGAGTTTCATCCCGGGCTTGGCGCGAAAAGGTTCTTTGCGATGCCAGATCGAGGCCGTCCGTGTCGCCGCCGAGCTGCGGGACCAGGGGGTCGGTGCCGCAATGATGCAGTGGGCCATCGAGGAGGCCCGGCGCCGGGGTTGCACTTTGGTTCAGCTCACCAGCGACAAGTCTCGCAAGGATGCCCATCGCTTCTACGAACGGCTTGGATTCGTGGCCAGCCATGAGGGGATGAAGCTGGCGCTCTAG
- a CDS encoding MarR family winged helix-turn-helix transcriptional regulator, which produces MNTYQADDSLLGLAQSFREALRQSVYVMRRLDSEEQLSSAQLGVLKMALDGGARVGEIARNLGVKVPSATEQIIKLERAGLVKREADPDDSRAVRVVATAAGRAAVENADRRRNEFIAGILATLSQTERDAVEAALPVFGKIANLNSPVQN; this is translated from the coding sequence ATGAATACCTATCAAGCTGACGATTCACTCCTTGGCCTCGCCCAATCATTCCGGGAGGCCTTGCGGCAGAGCGTCTACGTGATGCGCCGCCTCGATTCCGAGGAGCAACTCAGTTCCGCGCAGCTTGGCGTCCTCAAGATGGCGCTCGACGGCGGTGCCCGCGTCGGAGAGATCGCCCGGAACCTCGGGGTCAAGGTTCCTAGCGCCACGGAGCAGATCATCAAGCTCGAGCGCGCAGGTCTCGTTAAGCGCGAGGCAGACCCGGATGACTCCCGCGCCGTCCGCGTCGTTGCGACCGCGGCGGGGCGTGCCGCCGTCGAAAACGCAGACCGCCGCCGCAATGAATTCATCGCCGGGATTCTCGCAACGCTGAGCCAGACGGAACGCGACGCTGTCGAGGCCGCCCTTCCGGTGTTCGGCAAGATCGCCAACCTCAATAGCCCAGTCCAGAACTGA
- a CDS encoding MFS transporter translates to MNGQLADQLQPAEETLEAEKASFLEQPKAVWATAIAAVFAFMGIGLVDPILPAIAKNLQASPSQVSLLFTSYFLVTAIAMLVTGFVSSRIGGKKTLMIGLALIVVFASLSGLSGSVGELVGFRAGWGLGNALFVATALAVIVGVASGGTGTAIILYEAALGLGISLGPLLGALLGGWQWRAPFFGTAVLMAVSFIALLALLPKTPATKARLRDPLLALGHKGLRTTAASALFYNYGFFTILAFTPFILGMDAYGIGAVFFGWGVAVAVFSVFVAPVLQRRFGTTNVLVGTLGALLLDLVGLGLAAGHSVTAVVVLVIVAGALLGVNNTLYTELAMEVSDSPRPVASAGYNFVRWMGGALAPFIAAQLGEHFGPQVPFFAAALALVFAILVAAGGRRFLKSHEPHLV, encoded by the coding sequence ATGAACGGCCAGCTCGCAGACCAACTGCAGCCAGCGGAAGAAACCCTCGAGGCCGAGAAGGCCTCGTTCCTCGAGCAGCCCAAAGCTGTGTGGGCCACGGCGATTGCCGCCGTCTTCGCCTTCATGGGCATCGGCTTGGTGGACCCGATCCTGCCGGCCATCGCCAAAAACCTTCAAGCCAGCCCCAGCCAGGTGTCCCTGCTCTTCACGAGCTACTTCTTGGTGACCGCCATCGCGATGCTCGTGACGGGCTTCGTTTCGTCGAGGATCGGCGGCAAGAAGACGCTCATGATCGGCCTGGCGCTGATTGTCGTGTTCGCGTCGCTGTCCGGCTTGTCCGGCAGCGTGGGTGAGCTGGTCGGATTCCGGGCTGGTTGGGGACTTGGCAACGCCCTCTTCGTGGCCACAGCGCTTGCCGTGATTGTCGGTGTCGCGAGTGGTGGAACGGGAACCGCCATCATTCTGTACGAGGCCGCCTTGGGTCTGGGTATCTCCCTCGGCCCGTTGCTCGGCGCACTCCTGGGCGGCTGGCAGTGGCGTGCACCTTTTTTCGGCACCGCGGTCCTCATGGCCGTTTCCTTCATCGCCTTGCTGGCCCTCTTGCCCAAGACCCCGGCCACGAAGGCGCGTTTGCGTGACCCGCTCCTAGCCTTGGGCCACAAGGGGCTTCGCACCACTGCAGCCAGCGCGTTGTTCTACAACTACGGCTTCTTCACCATCCTGGCTTTCACCCCCTTCATCCTGGGGATGGACGCTTACGGTATCGGCGCGGTGTTCTTCGGTTGGGGCGTGGCGGTGGCCGTGTTCTCGGTCTTCGTGGCGCCCGTGCTGCAGCGCCGCTTCGGCACCACGAACGTCCTCGTCGGCACCCTCGGGGCCCTCTTGCTGGACCTTGTTGGGCTGGGACTCGCCGCGGGGCACTCGGTGACCGCCGTCGTCGTGCTGGTCATCGTGGCAGGAGCCTTGCTGGGAGTCAACAACACGCTCTACACCGAGCTGGCAATGGAGGTTTCCGACTCGCCGCGCCCCGTGGCGTCCGCCGGTTACAACTTTGTGCGCTGGATGGGTGGAGCACTGGCACCCTTCATCGCGGCACAGCTGGGCGAGCACTTCGGGCCGCAGGTTCCGTTCTTCGCCGCGGCGCTGGCCCTCGTCTTCGCGATCCTTGTAGCCGCCGGTGGACGCCGCTTCCTGAAGTCGCACGAACCACACCTCGTGTAG
- a CDS encoding MDR family MFS transporter, translating to MSKTTPRRAAGEVLTHRQTLTVMVGLMLGMFLSSLDQTIVSTSIYTIANDLDGLSLQAWATTAYLITSTVSTPLYGKLSDIFGRRPLYLAAILIFLAGSLYAGSVHSMTELAIARGIQGMGAGGLLALALTIIGDIVALKDRAKFQGYFMSVFGVSSVLGPVVGGAFAGSSNILGFDGWRWVFFINLPIGLAALAVVFLYLHLPAKHVKQKIDYWGAAAITLAIVPLLLVAEQGRSWGWTSVNSWICYGLGVVGIVAFLLVERRAGDYALIPLRLFRNITFGLSSLLNFIIGIGMFGAIAMLPMYLQLVKGLTPTEAGLMMITFTVGILFGSISAGRTISSSGVFRIFPILGTGILTAAAIVMGLSLGVDTGLWVPGLIAVFFGMGLGFCMQPLTLAMQVSVPSKDMGVGTSTAAFFRSMGGAVGTAVFISMLFSLAADKIASGMKDAMGSADYLKVLKDPAVAADPANAKLYDFFKNGATNDSLNDTSWLHHANPALTRPILEGFAQSIDAVMLTAAALTGLAFLITFALPNKKLTDPKSAAKESVPAH from the coding sequence ATGTCCAAAACCACGCCCAGACGGGCCGCCGGTGAGGTCCTGACGCACCGTCAGACGCTCACCGTCATGGTGGGCCTCATGCTCGGCATGTTCCTGTCCTCCCTGGACCAGACCATCGTGTCCACGTCCATTTACACCATCGCCAACGATCTCGATGGCCTTTCCCTGCAGGCATGGGCCACCACGGCCTACCTCATCACGTCCACGGTGAGCACCCCGCTGTACGGCAAGCTCAGCGACATCTTCGGCCGCCGGCCCCTGTACCTGGCCGCTATCCTGATCTTCCTCGCCGGCTCGCTCTACGCCGGCTCGGTGCACTCCATGACCGAGCTCGCCATTGCGCGCGGCATACAGGGTATGGGCGCCGGTGGCCTGCTGGCCCTCGCGTTGACGATCATCGGCGACATCGTCGCCCTGAAGGACCGCGCCAAGTTCCAGGGCTACTTCATGTCAGTCTTCGGCGTTTCCTCGGTCCTCGGCCCCGTAGTCGGCGGCGCCTTCGCTGGCTCCTCCAACATCCTTGGCTTCGACGGCTGGCGCTGGGTCTTCTTCATCAACTTGCCCATAGGCCTCGCCGCCCTGGCCGTGGTGTTCCTCTACCTGCACCTGCCCGCAAAGCACGTCAAGCAGAAGATCGACTACTGGGGCGCAGCAGCCATCACCTTGGCGATCGTGCCTCTCTTGCTCGTGGCTGAACAGGGCCGCAGCTGGGGCTGGACCTCTGTCAACTCTTGGATCTGCTACGGCCTCGGCGTCGTAGGCATCGTCGCGTTCCTGCTTGTTGAGCGGCGCGCCGGCGACTACGCGCTGATCCCCCTGCGGCTCTTCAGGAACATCACCTTCGGGCTGTCCTCCCTGTTGAACTTCATCATCGGTATCGGCATGTTCGGGGCCATCGCGATGCTCCCGATGTACCTGCAGCTGGTCAAGGGCCTCACTCCCACCGAAGCTGGCCTCATGATGATCACCTTCACGGTGGGCATCCTCTTCGGTTCCATTTCAGCGGGACGGACCATCTCGTCGTCGGGCGTTTTCCGGATCTTCCCGATCCTCGGCACGGGCATCCTGACCGCCGCCGCCATCGTCATGGGACTGTCCCTCGGTGTGGACACCGGACTCTGGGTTCCCGGCCTGATCGCCGTATTCTTCGGCATGGGCCTGGGCTTCTGCATGCAGCCGCTCACTTTGGCCATGCAGGTCTCCGTGCCGTCGAAGGACATGGGCGTGGGCACGTCCACCGCGGCGTTCTTCCGTTCCATGGGCGGCGCCGTGGGTACCGCGGTATTCATCTCGATGCTGTTCAGCCTGGCCGCCGACAAGATCGCCTCCGGCATGAAGGACGCCATGGGCAGCGCCGACTATCTCAAGGTCCTCAAGGATCCCGCTGTTGCCGCTGACCCCGCGAACGCCAAGCTGTACGACTTCTTCAAGAACGGCGCAACGAACGATTCGCTGAACGACACCAGCTGGCTGCACCACGCCAACCCGGCGCTCACGCGGCCCATCCTTGAGGGCTTCGCGCAGTCGATCGACGCCGTGATGTTGACTGCCGCAGCTCTCACCGGCCTCGCGTTCCTCATCACTTTCGCTTTGCCGAACAAGAAACTGACGGACCCGAAGTCGGCAGCGAAAGAGTCGGTTCCGGCCCACTAA
- the rraA gene encoding ribonuclease E activity regulator RraA codes for MNTPANPINTADLYDERAEDVESISLQFQDLGGVSHFNGPVRTIKCFEDNALVKAVLATPGGGAVLVVDGYGSLRTALMGDMIAESAVANGWAGIVINGAIRDRVAIAKLPLGVKALGSNPKKSSKVGRGEVDIPLVIDGVHIEPGNLIYCDPDGILVER; via the coding sequence ATGAACACGCCCGCGAACCCCATCAACACCGCCGATCTTTACGACGAGCGCGCCGAAGATGTCGAGTCGATATCACTGCAGTTCCAGGATCTTGGTGGCGTCTCCCATTTCAACGGGCCGGTGCGCACCATCAAGTGCTTTGAGGACAACGCCTTGGTGAAGGCCGTCCTCGCGACTCCCGGCGGCGGCGCCGTGCTGGTGGTGGACGGGTATGGCTCGCTGCGCACGGCCCTCATGGGGGACATGATCGCCGAGAGCGCGGTCGCCAACGGCTGGGCCGGCATCGTCATCAACGGGGCCATTCGAGATCGCGTGGCGATCGCGAAGCTGCCCTTGGGCGTTAAAGCCCTCGGAAGCAATCCCAAGAAGAGCTCCAAGGTGGGCCGGGGGGAAGTGGACATCCCCCTGGTGATTGACGGAGTGCACATCGAACCCGGCAACCTGATCTACTGCGATCCCGATGGGATTCTCGTGGAGCGCTGA